The following proteins are encoded in a genomic region of Cryptomeria japonica chromosome 11, Sugi_1.0, whole genome shotgun sequence:
- the LOC131046529 gene encoding leucine-rich repeat receptor protein kinase EMS1 gives MAASKFVVFAMLTCLLNVMVLGNSDMDALVAFKRGLENSDGLADWKMDSSSACEWTGVSCKNGIVISLVLEDMNLQGPISAELGNLKALEVLNLTNNLLVGSIPSKIWGLDKLKILDLSGNCLSGEIDASIGGLAELRELALGSNALSGRLAPQLGLLSRLEMLELGNNFFTGSIPAELGMLSELQYLDLGGNSFSRVIPSQLSELKNLVFLDLGNNFLTGTFPPELGKLDRLVSLDVSNNSLSGSLPLEIGNMVSLTDLYLGINKFSGLLPVEIGNLINLKNLYLPSCLLRGPIPNEISRMQSLSKLDLSNNPLRSPIPQAIGALTNLTILNMVNAELNGSVPSELGRCKSLRTLMLSFNFLTGSLPDTLAGLPILSFSAEKNQLSGPLPRWLGKWQEADSILLATNQFSGPIPPELGNCSSVNHISLSNNQLTGNIPAELCNAKFLTEIDLENNFLVGTIENTFINCWNLTQLILTNNRINGRIPGYLGSLPLMVLDLDANNFTGPIPEQIWNSTTLMEFSAANNFLEGKLSARMGNAVSLQRLILSGNNLYGEIPKQIGRLSSISVLSLNGNLLEGEIPSEISQCISLTTLDLGNNRLNGSIPKKFGDLAQLQCLVLSHNELSGSIPTEISSYFQQIAIPDSSYVQHHGVFDLSWNQLSGPIPEEIGDCIVVVDLLLSNNRLTGAIPRSLSRLTNLTTLDLSNNYLQGEIPVGLGESLKLQGINLAFNQLTGMIPAALGGISSLVKLNLTSNYLIGEVPASLGNLSELTHLDVSNNELSGELPPSLSNMVNIVGLYVQQNKLFGSIDMLFPDSTSWKIETLNMSFNLFSGEIPSSLGNLSYLNYLDLHDNEFTGSIPSEIGNLSQLMYLDISGNKLTGKIPDEFCSLSSISFFNLSDNLLEGPIPRGGGCENFTRFSLLGNSGLCGGSWGLRCQSSNRGKSCLSTWGVVGISIGSILAVLSLSFILLRWKMVGQQALLDLENGSKFDSGSGTEPNLFFLSSKSKEPLSINVAMFERPLLKLTLVDILHATNNFCKTNIIGDGGFGTVYKAILPNGKMVAIKKLSQAKSQGQREFLAEMETLGKVKHTNLVPLLGYCSFGEEKLLVYEYMANGSLDLWLRNRADALEVLDWSKRLRIAVGSAKGLAFLHHGFIPHIIHRDMKASNILLDGDFEPRVADFGLARLISACETHVTTDIAGTFGYIPPEYGQSWRSTTRGDVYSFGVILLELLTGREPTGHDFKDIEGGNLVGWVRQMIKKEQAVEALDSMIAKGVSTQMMLQMLQVATMCTYDDPAKRPTMLQVVKYLTGIEDHSQK, from the coding sequence ATGGCAGCTTCCAAGTTTGTAGTGTTCGCCATGCTCACATGTCTGTTGAATGTGATGGTATTGGGGAACTCTGATATGGATGCCCTTGTGGCCTTCAAGAGAGGTCTTGAAAATTCTGATGGACTTGCAGACTGGAAAATGGATAGTTCATCTGCTTGTGAGTGGACCGGTGTGAGCTGCAAGAATGGAATTGTGATCTCTCTTGTTCTAGAAGATATGAACCTGCAAGGTCCTATTTCTGCAGAGCTTGGGAATCTGAAGGCCTTGGAGGTTTTGAATCTGACTAATAATCTTCTAGTTGGTAGCATTCCAAGCAAAATCTGGGGACTGGACAAGCTTAAAATCTTGGACTTGAGTGGCAACTGTTTGTCTGGTGAGATTGATGCTAGCATAGGAGGTCTTGCTGAGCTTAGAGAGCTTGCACTGGGCAGCAATGCTTTGTCAGGAAGATTGGCGCCTCAGCTGGGATTACTTTCTCGGTTGGAAATGCTGGAGCTTGGCAACAATTTTTTCACTGGGAGCATTCCTGCAGAGCTAGGCATGCTGTCTGAGCTGCAGTACCTGGACCTTGGTGGCAACAGTTTTTCTCGAGTCATACCGTCACAGCTTAGCGAGCTGAAGAACTTGGTATTTCTTGATCTGGGCAACAATTTTCTTACTGGCACCTTTCCACCTGAGCTCGGGAAGCTGGACAGGTTGGTGTCTCTGGATGTCTCAAACAACTCTCTTTCTGGCAGCCTTCCTCTGGAGATTGGAAACATGGTGAGTTTGACTGACCTTTATCTTGGAATCAACAAGTTTTCAGGCCTTTTACCTGTTGAAATTGGTAATCTGATCAATTTAAAAAATTTGTATTTGCCTTCTTGCCTCCTCCGAGGGCCTATTCCGAATGAGATATCTAGGATGCAGTCCTTAAGCAAACTAGATCTTTCAAACAATCCACTGAGGTCCCCTATTCCACAAGCCATAGGAGCTCTGACAAATCTCACCATTTTGAATATGGTGAATGCAGAGTTGAATGGCTCGGTTCCATCTGAGTTGGGTAGATGCAAAAGTCTCAGAACCCTCATGCTTTCATTTAATTTCTTGACTGGTTCTCTTCCTGACACTCTAGCAGGGCTGCCTATATTGTCCTTCTCAGCAGAGAAAAACCAGCTTAGTGGTCCTTTACCTAGATGGTTGGGAAAGTGGCAGGAAGCCGACTCTATCCTGCTGGCTACCAACCAATTCAGTGGGCCTATTCCTCCGGAGCTTGGGAATTGTTCTTCTGTGAACCATATTAGCCTAAGTAACAATCAATTAACAGGAAACATCCCTGCCGAGCTTTGCAATGCAAAATTTCTTACTGAGATTGATTTAGAAAACAACTTCCTTGTGGGTACCATTGAAAACACCTTCATCAATTGTTGGAACCTTACCCAGCTCATACTGACGAACAATCGGATAAATGGTAGAATTCCTGGGTATTTAGGGAGCCTTCCCCTAATGGTTCTAGATTTGGATGCAAACAACTTCACAGGCCCAATCCCTGAGCAGATATGGAATTCAACTACACTCATGGAGTTCAGTGCAGCAAATAATTTTCTAGAAGGAAAACTTTCTGCCCGCATGGGAAATGCAGTatcattgcaaagattgattcTCAGCGGTAACAATTTATATGGAGAAATCCCCAAGCAAATTGGGAGATTGTCTAGTATTTCAGTTCTTTCTCTCAATGGTAATCTGCTGGAAGGCGAGATTCCTTCAGAAATTTCCCAGTGTATCAGTCTCACCACTCTTGATTTGGGAAATAATCGTTTGAATGGATCAATTCCCAAAAAATTTGGAGACCTAGCTCAACTACAGTGTCTGGTTCTTTCCCATAATGAACTCTCAGGGTCCATCCCAACCGAAATATCTTCATATTTCCAGCAGATTGCAATCCCGGATTCAAGCTATGTACAGCACCATGGAGTCTTTGATCTCTCCTGGAACCAGCTTTCGGGACCCATCCCAGAAGAAATTGGGGATTGCATTGTAGTTGTAGATTTGCTTCTTAGCAACAACAGGCTCACGGGAGCCATTCCCAGATCCCTGTCACGCCTTACAAACTTGACTACACTGGACCTCTCCAACAACTACCTCCAAGGGGAGATTCCAGTTGGGCTTGGAGAATCTCTTAAGCTTCAAGGGATAAACTTGGCATTCAATCAGCTCACAGGCATGATTCCTGCAGCTCTGGGAGGTATAAGTAGCTTGGTGAAGCTGAACTTAACAAGCAATTATCTTATTGGTGAAGTCCCTGCATCTCTGGGAAATTTGAGCGAGCTTACACATCTTGATGTGAGTAACAATGAGCTCTCAGGTGAATTACCTCCATCCTTGTCAAATATGGTGAACATTGTTGGGCTCTATGTCCAGCAGAATAAGCTTTTCGGCAGCATTGATATGTTGTTCCCAGACAGCACTTCATGGAAGATTGAGACTCTGAACATGAGTTTCAACCTTTTTAGTGGAGAAATTCCAAGCTCACTGGGAAATCTCTCTTACCTTAACTACTTGGACCTGCACGACAATGAGTTCACAGGCAGTATTCCTTCAGAGATAGGTAACCTTTCACAACTCATGTATCTGGATATCTCCGGAAATAAGCTCACTGGAAAAATCCCTGATGAATTCTGTAGTCTATCGAGTATatctttcttcaatctttcagacAATCTGCTGGAAGGCCCGATTCCCAGAGGCGGAGGGTGTGAAAATTTCACGAGGTTTTCTTTACTGGGAAACAGCGGTTTGTGTGGAGGGAGCTGGGGTTTGAGGTGCCAGTCGAGTAACAGAGGAAAATCGTGCCTGAGCACATGGGGGGTTGTAGGAATCTCAATTGGAAGCATTCTTGCAGTCTTAAGTTTATCTTTCATCTTACTCAGGTGGAAAATGGTAGGACAGCAAGCTCTTTTGGATCTTGAAAATGGAAGCAAATTTGATTCGGGTTCCGGAACAGAACCAAATCTGTTCTTTCTTTCCAGCAAATCCAAGGAGCCTCTTAGCATCAATGTCGCCATGTTTGAGAGGCCTCTTCTCAAACTGACACTGGTGGACATTCTGCATGCCACCAATAACTTCTGCAAGACTAACATCATTGGGGATGGTGGGTTTGGCACCGTCTATAAGGCCATCCTTCCCAATGGCAAAATGGTAGCAATAAAAAAGTTGAGCCAGGCCAAGAGTCAAGGACAGAGGGAATTCCTAGCAGAGATGGAGACCTTGGGGAAAGTAAAGCATACAAATCTGGTGCCACTCCTTGGATACTGTTCATTTGGTGAGGAAAAGCTGTTGGTGTACGAGTATATGGCAAATGGAAGCCTTGATCTGTGGCTACGGAACAGGGCTGATGCCCTTGAGGTTCTTGACTGGTCCAAACGCCTGAGAATTGCAGTGGGATCGGCAAAGGGGCTTGCATTTCTTCATCATGGGTTCATTCCTCACATCATTCACAGAGACATGAAGGCCAGCAACATCTTGTTAGATGGTGACTTTGAACCCAGAGTTGCAGATTTTGGATTGGCACGCCTCATAAGTGCTTGCGAAACTCATGTGACCACAGACATTGCAGGGACATTTGGATACATTCCTccagaatatgggcaaagttggagATCAACCACTAGAGGGGATGTGTACAGTTTTGGAGTGATATTGCTTGAGCTGCTTACTGGAAGGGAGCCAACAGGGCATGATTTCAAAGACATAGAAGGTGGCAATCTGGTGGGTTGGGTTAGGCAAATGATCAAGAAAGAGCAGGCAGTGGAGGCTCTGGATTCTATGATTGCTAAAGGGGTATCAACTCAAATGATGCTGCAGATGTTGCAGGTGGCTACAATGTGCACATATGATGACCCTGCCAAGCGCCCTACAATGTTGCAGGTTGTCAAATACTTGACTGGTATTGAAGACCATTCACAGAAATGA